ATATCAAATACCAGAATCTTCAAAGCAAGCTAGAGGAAGATTAATTGGAAATTTAATCAAACTAAAAGAAGATGAAAAAGTTAGAGAGATAATAAAAATAAGAGAATTTAGTCAAGATAAAGAGTTGGTATTCGTAACAAGAGATGGAATGGTTAAGAAAACTACCTTAAGTGAATATAAAAATATTAACACTGCTGGACTAAAAGCCATAAAATTAAGAGATGGAGATGACATAATCTTCGTTGGAATTATGCCAGTGGAATCAAAAGAGCAAGTATTCTTGGCTACAAAAGCAGGACACTCAATAAGATTCTCGAAAGATGATGTAAGAGTAACTGGTAGAGATACGAGTGGAGTAAAAGGAATATCTCTTAAAAAAGATGATAAAGTAATATCGGCGCTGTTAATAGATGATGCGGCGAATGAAACTATATTAACAATAACAGAAAATGGATATGGAAAGAGAACTAGAGTTGATGAATATCCTCTACAATCAAGAAGTGGAAAAGGTGTTATAAATATAAGATGTAGTGATAAAACTGGAGATGTTGTAGCAGTAAAACCTGTTAAAGAAGAAGAGGAGTTAATGGTTATAACATCATCAGGAGTAGTAATAAGAACTCCTGTTAACCAAGTATCAATAATCGGAAGAGCAACTCAAGGTGTAAAAATTATGAGAGTAAATGAAGCACAATCTGAGAAAGTTGTATCAATTGCAAGTTTCAAAGAGGAAGAATCAGAAACAGAAGAGGCAACTCAAGAGTAATTTAAACTAAAGGAGGAGTTATTATGAAAAAAGTTTTAGTTGTATTTAGTGAAGGATCAAAGAAAAATATTTTAATTGATAGTGCGATATTTTTTAAAGAGAGATTTGGATACAAAATAGTACCTTTATATATCAAAGATGTAAGAAGAGACGAAATACTTCCAGCAACTATGGATGGAATGATAGTAAACTTAAGTAATAACTCCTTCACTCAAGAAAGAGATGCATTAGAAGAACAAGAAGTAAAAAAACTTCAAGAGAGATTAAGTTTAAAAGGGATTAAAGAACCTTTAAATTTAGAATTTGGTTTTCCTTGGGATATAATAAAAGAGTATATGAAATCTGCTGATTTATTAATGTTTGAAAAAGGAGAAACTTTGTCAGAATCTGCCATAACAGTTTTAAAGAATCATTTTAAACCAATCATAATGGTTGGAGAAAAAGGGATCAAAGCACTAGAAAAAGTTGGAATTTCAACAGATGACGGTGTGAAAATAAATAAAAGTGTATTTTCATTTATAAATATTTTTCCTGAAATAAATAGTTTTTTGATGTTAACTCTTCTTTATAAAATTGAAGAGAATACTTTATTAAAATATTTAGAAGAAAAAGGAAAAAAGGTGGAATGGAAAAATTTTGATGGTGAAGTAGCCAAAGAGAAATATTTAGAGGAAATTAATGAATTAGATTTATTAGTTATGGGAAATCTTAGTGTCAGTTATTTTTTTGAGAAGATAACAGGCCGAAAAGGGTTAAGTATTATGGAAAAATCACAAGTGTCAATATTTATAGGATAAGATATATGAAAATATTAATAATAACAGATTCTCATGGCAACATGGGTAAAATTTATGATATAATAACACAGGAAAATCCTACTATAGTAATATGGAGCGGAGATCATAGTTGGGATGGAGAGGAGTGTTCTTTTGCATTTCCAGAGATAAAGTTTCATATAGTTAGAGGTAATTGTGATATTTTTGATAGAAAATTTAATGATAATGAAATTATAGATGTGGAAGGTGTAAAGATTTTTATAACACATGGTCATCTTTACAATGTGAAACAAAATTTGACTACATTAGAAGCGATAGCTGAAAAATATAAAGTAGATGCTGTTTGTTTTGGTCACACTCATATTCCTTATTTAAATATAAAAAATGGGATAGCATATTTTAATCCAGGAGCTTTAAAGGATAATAGATATGGAGTGTTATTGATTGAAAATAAAGAGTTGACTTTTAATTATAAAGATATAAAATAATAAAGCCTTGTTTTAGGAGGAAACAGATGAAGAATAAGCTGAATGCTTTAAAGGATGAAGCTAGTTTAAACATCCAAAAAGCAGCAACACTACAAGAAATTGATGAGATTAGAGTTAAGTATTTAGGAAAAAAAGGTGAGTTCACAGAAATTTCTAAATCAATGAGAGATTTATCGCCAGAAGAAAGACCAGCATTTGGTCAAATGGTTAACGAAGTAAAAACTTTCATAACTACTTTAATCGAAGAAAAAATGAATGAAATTAGTAAAGAAGTAAAAAGAGAGCAGTTAAAGTTAGAAACTTTAGATATTTCGCTTCCAGGAAGAGAGGTTTCTACAGGAGGATTACATCCAATAACTGAAACTATGAATTTCTTAAAAAATATATTTGTGGAGATGGGGTTTGATGTTGCAGAAGGACCAGAAGTAGAGTTTACATCTTATAACTTCGATGCGTTAAATATTCCTGAAACGCACCCATCAAGAGATTTACAAGATACATTCTATATGAGTGAAAATGTTGTTTTAAGAACGCATACATCACCAGTACAAGCAAGATATATGGAAAAAAATCAACCTCCATTTAGAATGGTTTGTCCAGGAAAAGTTTATAGAAATGATTATGATATATCTCATACTCCAATGTTCCACCAAATGGAAGGATTAATGGTTGGACCAGAGGTATCTTTTGCTAACTTAAAAGCTATGCTAGAGCAATTTGTTACAAGAGTATTTGGAGAAACAAAAGTTAGATTTAGACCACACTTCTTCCCATTTACAGAACCTAGTGCTGAAATGGATGTACAATGTGTAATCTGTAAAGGTGAAGGTTGTAGACTTTGTAAACACAGTGGATGGCTAGAAATTATGGGATGCGGTATGGTAGACCCAGCAGTTTTAGCAGCTGTAGGATATGACCCAGAAGAAGTATCAGGATTTGCATTTGGAATGGGAATAGAAAGAATTACAATGCTGAGATATGGTATTGATGATTTAAGAGCATTCTTTGAAAATGATGTAAGATTCCTAAAGCAATTTAAATAAAAGGTGGAGGCATATAATGTTAATTTCGTTGGATTGGTTGAAGCAATATGTCGATATAAAAGAGGACATAAAAGAGTTAGAAAACACTTTGACAATGATAGGTCAAGAGGTTGAAGCTATAGATGAGCAAGGTAAAGATTTAGCAAAGGTTGTTATAGGACAGGTAACAGAGTATGGAAGACATCCTGAAGCTGAAAAGTTAACTTTATTAAAAGTTAATGTTGGTGCTGAAGAGGAACTTCAAATAGTTTGTGGAGCACCTAACCATAAATTAGGAGATAAAGTTGTAGTAGCAACTATTGGAGCGGTTTTACCGGGAGATTTTAAAATCAAAAAAAGTAAAATAAGAGGTATAGAATCTCAAGGGATGTTATGTTCTGAGGTCGAGTTAGGTCTTGGAAATGATGGAGATGGAATAATTATACTTCCTGAAGATGCACCTTTAGGTGTAGAATATAGAGCTTACAAAAAATTGAATGATGTAATATTTGAATTAGAAATTACACCAAATAGACCAGATTGTTTATCATACATAGGGATAGCTAGAGAGATTGCAGCTTACTATGGAAGAAAAATAAAGTGGCCTGAGTTTGAATCAAAAAGTATAATTGAAAGTATTAACACAGGACATATAGATGTAAGAATCGAAGATAAAGAAAGATGTAAGAGATTCACAGGAAAAGTTATAAAAAACATAAAAGTTGGAGAATCACCAGAGTGGTTAAAAAATAGATTATTATCTATGGGATTAAAGCCAATCAACAATGTTGTAGATGCTACTAACTATATACTATTTGAGTGTAATCAACCTTTACATGCTTATGATTTAACAAAAATTGCAGACAGAAAAATTATTGTTAGAAAAGCTTCTGAAGGAGAAAAAATAGTAACTTTAGATGGTATTGAAAGAGAGCTTAATAAGGGCGAGCTTGTTATTGCAGATATTGAAAAACCTTTAGGAATAGCTGGAATAATGGGTGGAGAATCAAGTAAAGTTAGTGAAGAAACGACAGAAATATTCTTAGAATGTGCATACTTCACACCTGAAAATATAAGAAGAACATCAAAAGATTTAACACTATCAAGTGATTCATCTTATAGATTTGAAAGAGGATTAGATATTGAAAATAATCTTGAGGTTTTAGAGAGAGCAGCTGACTTGATTTCTCAGTTAACAGGTGGAGAGATTTTAGAAGGAAGCATTGATAAATATATTGAAAAATATGAAAAAATAGAAATTCCTTTAAATATGGATAAGTTAAGAAAATTCATGGGAAAAGATATAGAAATAGATATTGTTGGAAAAATTCTAACGAATTTAGGTATAAATATAAAAACTTTAAATTCAACAACAATTTTAGCTACTCCTCCGTCATATAGAGGGGACTTAACAAGAACAGCAGACTTATATGAAGAGATTATAAGAATGTATGGTTTTGATAACATAGAAAATAAAATGCCAGAAGAAAATATAAGACCTGGTATAAAAGATTCTATGACAGTTGTTGTAGACGAGACAAAAGAGATTTTAGCTAAGTTAGGATTACAAGAAGTGATAAATTATAGCTTTATTTCAAGAGATGCTATCAAAATGTTAGGGATAACAGAGCCAACTTTAGAGATAACAAATCCAATAAGTGATGATATGGCAGTTATGAGACCAACTTTAGTTTATAGCTTATTAGCAAACATAAGAGATAATTTAAATAGAAATCAAAATGGATTAAGATTCTTTGAAGTATCAAGAGTATTTACACCAAAAGAAGATGGATTAGCAAATGAAACATTAAGAGCATCTATTGCTTTAGCTGGAAAAACATCTAAATCTTTATGGGATCCAAAACCAGAAGCTATGGATTTCTATACTCTAAAAGGATTTGTTGAAAAATTCTTAGAGTATATGGGTGTAAATAGATATCAATTAGAAAGATCAGAAGATAAAAACTTCCATCCAGGAAGAAGTGCAGATATAAAGATAGGAAAAATAAAAATAGGAACTTTTGGAGAAATTCATCCAGAAATTGCAGAGAATATGGATATCAAGAGAGAGAAAGCATATGTTGCAGAGTTGGATTTAACGACATTATTAAACTATAGAGCTAAAAAAGTTAAATATGAGAGAATTGTTAAATATCCAGAAGTTACAAGAGATATTGCAGTTGTTTTAGATAGAGATGTACTTGTAGGGAAGATGTTAGAAGACATTAAAAAGTCATCAAATCTAATAGAAAGTGTTGCTATATTTGACGTTTACCAAGGAGATAAAATAGAAGCTGATAAAAAATCAGTAGCTATTAGCATCGTTCTTAGAAAGAAAGATGGAACCCTTGAGGAAAACGATATCAATATAACTGTTGATAAGATTTTAAAGTTAATAGCTAAAAACTATAATGGAGAGATTAGACAGTAAAATTTTTAATTAAAAGTTCAGGAGGAAAAATGGATTCACTAAGAGAATTATTTAAGGTTGGAAATGGACCATCAAGCTCTCACACAATGGGGCCAGAGAGAGCAGCAAAAAGATTTAAGGCAGAAAACCCGGATGCAGCAAGTTTTAAAGTAGAGTTATACGGATCACTTGCATTAACAGGAAAAGGGCATTTAACAGATTACATAGTTATTGAAACGTTAAAGCCTAAATCTACAGAAATTGTATGGATGCCAGAGTATGTTCATCCGTATCACACTAACGGAATGAAGTTTATAGCTTTAGATAAAGAAGGAAACGAATTAAAGTCTTGGTTAGTATTCTCAGTTGGTGGAGGAACTATCATGGAAGAAGGACAACAAAGACAGGGTGGATCAAAGGTTTATTCATTTGGAACAATGGCAGAAATTATGCTATGGTGTGAAAAAAATAAAAAAGAGTTATGGGAATTTGTTACAGAAAGTGAAGGGGAGTCAATTTGGTATTTCTTAGATCAAATTAGAACTGCTTTAGAAGCTTCTGTACAATCAGGTCTTTCAAAAAATGGTGTTTTACCAGGAACAATTAGATTACAAAGAAGAGCACAATCGTTCTACAGAAAAGCAAGAAACGACAAGTCTAGAAATGGATTTGTTGGAAGAATATTCGCTTATACACTAGCTGTATCTGAAGAAAACGGAGGAGGAGGTAGAGTTGTTACTGCCCCTACTTGTGGAGCTGCAGGTGTAATTCCAGGATTAATGTACGCATTAAAAGAGGAGTATAACTTATCAAATGAAGAGGTACTAAAAGGTCTTGCAATCGCAGGATTAATTGGTAACATAATAAAGGAAAATGCTACTATATCAGGAGCAGAGGGTGGATGTCAAGCAGAGGTTGGATCAGCTTGTGCAATGGCAGCAGCAATGGCTTGTTTCATATTAGGTGGATCATTAGAGCAAATCGAATATGCGGCAGAAATGGCATTAGAGCACCACTTAGGATTAACATGCGATCCAGTTGGAGGATATGTTCAAATACCTTGTATTGAGAGAAACGCAGCAGCGGCAGTAAGAGCTTTAGATTCAGCTCAATATGCTATGTATACTGATGGAAAGCACAGCATTACATTTGACCAAGTTGTAAAAACAATGGGAGAAACAGGAAAAGACTTGAAAGATGAGTACAAGGAGACTTCATTAGGAGGACTTG
This genomic window from Cetobacterium sp. ZOR0034 contains:
- a CDS encoding metallophosphoesterase, with amino-acid sequence MKILIITDSHGNMGKIYDIITQENPTIVIWSGDHSWDGEECSFAFPEIKFHIVRGNCDIFDRKFNDNEIIDVEGVKIFITHGHLYNVKQNLTTLEAIAEKYKVDAVCFGHTHIPYLNIKNGIAYFNPGALKDNRYGVLLIENKELTFNYKDIK
- the pheT gene encoding phenylalanine--tRNA ligase subunit beta gives rise to the protein MLISLDWLKQYVDIKEDIKELENTLTMIGQEVEAIDEQGKDLAKVVIGQVTEYGRHPEAEKLTLLKVNVGAEEELQIVCGAPNHKLGDKVVVATIGAVLPGDFKIKKSKIRGIESQGMLCSEVELGLGNDGDGIIILPEDAPLGVEYRAYKKLNDVIFELEITPNRPDCLSYIGIAREIAAYYGRKIKWPEFESKSIIESINTGHIDVRIEDKERCKRFTGKVIKNIKVGESPEWLKNRLLSMGLKPINNVVDATNYILFECNQPLHAYDLTKIADRKIIVRKASEGEKIVTLDGIERELNKGELVIADIEKPLGIAGIMGGESSKVSEETTEIFLECAYFTPENIRRTSKDLTLSSDSSYRFERGLDIENNLEVLERAADLISQLTGGEILEGSIDKYIEKYEKIEIPLNMDKLRKFMGKDIEIDIVGKILTNLGINIKTLNSTTILATPPSYRGDLTRTADLYEEIIRMYGFDNIENKMPEENIRPGIKDSMTVVVDETKEILAKLGLQEVINYSFISRDAIKMLGITEPTLEITNPISDDMAVMRPTLVYSLLANIRDNLNRNQNGLRFFEVSRVFTPKEDGLANETLRASIALAGKTSKSLWDPKPEAMDFYTLKGFVEKFLEYMGVNRYQLERSEDKNFHPGRSADIKIGKIKIGTFGEIHPEIAENMDIKREKAYVAELDLTTLLNYRAKKVKYERIVKYPEVTRDIAVVLDRDVLVGKMLEDIKKSSNLIESVAIFDVYQGDKIEADKKSVAISIVLRKKDGTLEENDINITVDKILKLIAKNYNGEIRQ
- the pheS gene encoding phenylalanine--tRNA ligase subunit alpha — encoded protein: MKNKLNALKDEASLNIQKAATLQEIDEIRVKYLGKKGEFTEISKSMRDLSPEERPAFGQMVNEVKTFITTLIEEKMNEISKEVKREQLKLETLDISLPGREVSTGGLHPITETMNFLKNIFVEMGFDVAEGPEVEFTSYNFDALNIPETHPSRDLQDTFYMSENVVLRTHTSPVQARYMEKNQPPFRMVCPGKVYRNDYDISHTPMFHQMEGLMVGPEVSFANLKAMLEQFVTRVFGETKVRFRPHFFPFTEPSAEMDVQCVICKGEGCRLCKHSGWLEIMGCGMVDPAVLAAVGYDPEEVSGFAFGMGIERITMLRYGIDDLRAFFENDVRFLKQFK
- a CDS encoding L-serine ammonia-lyase, translating into MDSLRELFKVGNGPSSSHTMGPERAAKRFKAENPDAASFKVELYGSLALTGKGHLTDYIVIETLKPKSTEIVWMPEYVHPYHTNGMKFIALDKEGNELKSWLVFSVGGGTIMEEGQQRQGGSKVYSFGTMAEIMLWCEKNKKELWEFVTESEGESIWYFLDQIRTALEASVQSGLSKNGVLPGTIRLQRRAQSFYRKARNDKSRNGFVGRIFAYTLAVSEENGGGGRVVTAPTCGAAGVIPGLMYALKEEYNLSNEEVLKGLAIAGLIGNIIKENATISGAEGGCQAEVGSACAMAAAMACFILGGSLEQIEYAAEMALEHHLGLTCDPVGGYVQIPCIERNAAAAVRALDSAQYAMYTDGKHSITFDQVVKTMGETGKDLKDEYKETSLGGLAKYQFDGNC